The Camelus bactrianus isolate YW-2024 breed Bactrian camel chromosome 1, ASM4877302v1, whole genome shotgun sequence genome segment CCCCAGTGCATCACTCTAATTGACTAGACCAGGCCAAGAGGAGCCCACACGTATGCATGAAGACAACGTTATATTTGGAGACTGGTATCATCTTTAATTAATAACACCACAGTCCAACACCCTCTTTGTTGCTGTAGCAGATTGTGAttgtatgtgtacgtgtgtgttcCTGAACAGATGAGGGGCCAGCAGAGGCTCCCAAGCAGGTCTCAGCCAACAGCTCTGTTCAGCAGCAACTGGAAGACAGTCTCCAGCATGGCACAGAGGCTGTactcctgcctccctttccccctggcCACCATTCGTGCATTCTGAGGGCAAGGATGAGGAATGTGCCAGCCCAGATTAAAGGACTTCTCAGCAAAGATTAGTCTCCAGTCCCCAGTCCTCAATGCCTCTGACCAGAGGGATGTCCCTGGGCAAAGTGCAGACTGCTAGGCGAGGTGGACAACCTGGGCTGGCTTGGACCCCATGGCACACTGGGGCAGCACCACAATGGCCCAGCCCTGGGCAGAGAATCCAGAGCTACTGGGGCCATTTGATTAGTTTCTTTCAGAGATCACCAGGATGTGGCCCAGGCCCTTTCTGGGGCCAGCCATAGAGGGGCAGCCACGGCCCATGATGGCCACGTGGGCCATCATTTCCAACCCAAACCTAAAAGCCTTCCCTCCTGCCATCTCCACTCTCCAATTCCTCACATGCCTAGGAGGTCCGCAGCCCAGACACAGCAGGGGAGATCAGCATGATGGTGGGTTGCAAGGAGACCGTCAGAGACCTGGGCTGAGCTGGAACTGCAGCCATGTGCCAGCGTGAAGCCAGCCCTCTCCCCCATGGTCACTGCCAGCCAGAGCTCTCTGAAGCCAGACGGGACCCCCACAAGGCAAGGCAGCAAGTTCTTGGCTTAGTGTAGAGGGAGAAAACCACACTGGCTCCACCGTCccatctccacctgctctgtgcctTAGGAAGGCAAGGAGTCCAAGTCCCCAGGACAGTGGTATCAGCTGTTGGGGAAGCACCGTTGTCCAGGTGAGGCCTCAGGCCGGAAGCTGTGTTTGTTCAGTGGACTGGGGTAGTAGGTGGTCGTGTATACATTGGTCTGCTGCAATGGGTAGAAACTGGCTCTGTCATCGGGGATCAGGTTGTTCTTGTTCAGGGTCTGTGGGAGAATGAAGGaaccagggaggaaggggagaaggaagagatgggTGGAGGGGACAGACCAGGGTAAGGAGATCAGGAGCCAGTCGATGAGAGAACATTCTGACAGCTGACACAGCGTTCTGTTCACCACACCACCGCTCCCTCCCAAGTGCCCGGCCCAGTTATGCCCAGCTTAGGGCCAGGACCTCTGCCCTCTGCACCCTGCCCTCTGCTTCTACAAGAGGGGTCCCACCTTGAATTCCATGGGTGTGTACTTCTCATTCTTGGGTGTGCCCCCACCCTTGTAGTGCAGGTGGTTGGGGGTGGCAGGATGGACGAGTGTAGACTCTTGGGACTGGTGCTGACAGTGCTGGCAGGACAGGTACACTGCCAAGGTCAGTAGCCCAGAGCCCAGGAAGCAGGAGATGCCCGTGGCCACCAGGTGGATGAGACTGAACCCTGGGAGAAGAGGTAAGGAGGTAAGGCAAGGGCCACTGTGAAGGCCCCCAACTGCCTCCCAACAGAAGGCTCTGAGGTGTAAAGAAAAGGGCTTTGAGACCAGAGCCATAAGAAACAGGAGGCTGGGGGGACCTGTCACCAGAGCTCTGTCTCACAGGACCACCTGTAGCTTGGGTCAGAGGAGACAACCAGTACTGTGGAGCTGGGTGACTCTCCCAGAATACAGACTTGATGCCCACCTCCTAGCTGGGGGGCACAGATGGAACTGTCCAGACTCCCCTACGCATGGGCTAAAGTGGGACCTCAACAAAGTCTATGTGTCTGGAGCGGGAAGTGGAGAGACTCCAGATGTGGGAGTAGGTGGGTCTCCTCCTTGGGGGGCAGGGGGATAGAAGGGCAGCATCATGAGGTGGGGCAGGTTCCTCTTACCTCCACAGCCGGTGGCCTCGTCCACACTGGAGGCAGGCAGGATCACTGCAAGAAGACAAGCGGAGTGGGTATcacaggcaggaaggagaggagacaggTCCTTCAGGGCTCGGTATGTCTCTGGGAGGACCCCTGGGTCCATAGTGAGCTATGAGACCTTCATTCCCCTTTGTTTCGCTCCAGGCTCCAACTCTAAGAAGGGTTGGCCTACCCACTAGATGAGGAGGGGCAAAGATCCAAAGTGTGTGCACCTCCCACTGTGGCATTTCATCCTGTATCCCCCAGGATCCTTCAGAGGGGAAGGAAGTTGGGGGCTCGGGGTGGGAGGGGTTGGTGTGAAGGTGCTGGCTCAAAGACTGACCAGGAATCTTGCTGTAGGGGCAGGGGCGGCTCTGACTGCTGTTTCCAGTGCAGGTACTGGGCCTGGGGACCAGCTCCTCGCAGTGTCGGCTGCGGCTTTGGACTCCATCCTCGGTGCATGTACTCCATTCAGACCATGGTGACCAGCCTTCTGTGGGTTGTGGGTTGGGATGAGGTTAACCACCAGGACCCCCTAGTGGGGATGGGCAGGCTCCAAGGTGCTCCCCAGTCCCTGCCAGATGCACTCGgtacctgggcaggcctgtgtggcaCAGAGTGCCTCCTCCGTGTGCAGCCCAAGACAGATGTCCTCGCCTGGGGAGGGCGCAGGGCTGGTGCAGGAACGGGTGCGTTGATAGTGGCCGCCACCGCAGGAGGCTGAACATGGGGACCACGAGGTCCAACAGGACCAGGCACCCCGCACTGCAAGGGGATGGGGTGTGTGAAGGGGGGCACAGATGCAGGTCTTCTACCCCATCCCAGGCTAGGCTACTCTGCCCTGGGCCACTGTGCACTTGACATCTGCCCTAATCCACGCCATAGCCCACTATTGGGGAGTGTCCCTCCCCTCAGGGGTGGAGGGAAAAATGCAGGCTGCAGACACCAAAATCCAACTCTGCCTCAAATCAAGTGCCTTATCTGGCTAACCTactagaggagagaaaaaagtgaGGGTGTGGAAATGCCAGACTCCACCCAAGGAGCTGCTGTGGCCACGTTCAGGGCAAAAAAAGTGCTCTGGGGCCTGTTGTACAGAGTTGGCAGGGAGAAGAGGTCTCCAGGCATGAGTTGTGGCCTGGGTAAGCGCAGGAGTCTCCCTGGGCCAAGATTCCTCAGTGCAGGGTTACCTGGACAAGCCTGCGGGTTGCAGTCCTGGTACTCTGCCGCGTCCCCCACGCAGGGCAGGCCCCCATTGCGGGGCTCTGGGTTCGTGCAGGTTCTCTTGCGGACGCGGAAGCCCTGCTCGCAGTCCCGGGAGCAGGATGACCACGGGCCCCAGGCAGCCCAGCCCCCACTCACCATGTGCGGGGAGGTGCTCCCGCTGCGCAGGAGATCCTCCACCAGGGCTAGGGGGATAGAGGGGGACTGGCTTCAGCCACAGAAGGCGCCCAGCGGTCCCCACTGCAGCCCAAAGGCCTCCCGCCTTCTTCCAAACTgtgcaccctctccccaccccccacccccaacctctggTTCCTGGCCCCCATCCGTGCCCATTgctctgggctgggagggagggagacaggtggGGAGGCACAGGGCTGTACCATCTGTGTCGCAGGCTCCGGAGCCATCTGCGGGGCAGGTTCTGGTCTCCGTCCTTCTTCTGCCAAACTGCAGGCCGTGGGGGTCGGGAAGGGGTGCGCGGCACGTGAAGCGGAAGCGCTGCTCCTGCCGCGCCCCTGCCTGGGTCACGTTCACGGGCAGCCACGGCGTCCAGGGCGTGTTGCGCCGCACTTCGGGGCAGCCCTCGGGGTTGCACGTCTTGAACTCCTTTGAGATGGGAGCAGGTGCTGTTTCACAGCCTCGCAGCCCCAGGCTTGCCCTGCGCTCCAGCCCCGCCTGCCCTACCCTTGGCTTGAGGTCCAAGCATCCCACGCCCGCCCCCTGGCCTGGCGCTCACCACGCCGCAGCCGGGGCAGGAGTTGCCGTTCTCACAGGCCCGACGCCGCGATTGCACGCCGCCCCCACAGTTGCTGCTGCACTTGCTCCAGGAGCCCCAGTTTGCCCAGAAGATGGGCACCGGGCAAGGCGTGTTTTCGTTACAGAACCTGAGGGGAAGAGGGGTCGGAGTCATCACTTTAGGGAGCGGGTACTCCTTTCCCTGACAAGAGGTCTCTGGGAGAACGAGAGTCCACTGGACTACTCGGAGAATCCAGACCACTTTCTAAGGGAAAAGTCTGGGGCCTCAGGGCTGGCTTCCCAGAGAACCCTCCAGCCACATCCTAGCTCACCGCTCCTCCCGGCTCTTGCCCACGCAAATGCGGCCCCCGTGGCGGGGAGCAGGGTTGCTGCAACTGCGCTGGCGGACCTGGAATCCGATCCCACAGGACGTGCTGCACAGGGCCCACGACGACCACGGGGTCCACGCCCCATTCCTGGTGGGGCCAGAGGGGACAGAGACAGATGAGCCCTAGCTTCTTAGATCTGATCTACATCTGCTCTGATGGATTTTGTATTGTCAGGAAGCCCAGACACTGATAGAAAATAACTCCTAACCAGGCTGTCTCAGGCCAAATCATCCATTCATTGCTCATCCCCTGAGCATGGGTTGAGAGCCTTCTTCCATACATCAGGCTGTGCTCAGAGTTAAAGCACAGAGATAGGACACGGCCCCTACTCACAGGTCAAAGGACACATTCTCTAGAGAAGAAAGCCCCAGTTGCCTTTCCCATGTGCAACATTTGTTCCAGCCTTCTTGGTTGGTGGACCCTTGCACATGCACCCATGCCTTCTCCCCGGTTCTCCTACTGCTCGTGCTTTGCTCCAACCTCAAAACACCACTCACTCTTGTCAACTTTGACTCCAATTTTCACATgttggctccaccacttactggctgtTTAAGGCTGGGCAGTTAATGAAACCTGTGCATCATCATGCTTGTATCTTTAAAGTAAGGATAATGATAATATTCCTACTCCATAAGGTGGTTGTGATGGTTAagttaataaatgtatataaaattaagttattttaagaGTATCCAGAATtacaggttatttattttaaccaCTTTATGGGGTGCCCAGGTAGCAGGCAATGTGCgagcactttgtgtgtgtgtgtgtgtgtgtgtgtgtgtgtgtgtgtataaaatctcATTTACCCCTCACAACGACCCTCAGGGCGGGCACTGTAACCTTCATTTAGAGAAACTCAGAGTGGTTGGGTggcttgaccaaggtcacaccaGACACTAGCAATCCAGGACTGTCACCAGGTGTGCCTACCTTACCACCATCCCATGCTGTCCTTCCTGTTTGGGACATCAAGGCTTACTGAGGTTACAGTCTGTCTAGGGGTGACTCCCATGCCTATCCAGACTTCCTCTTTGTATGAAGACCACCCACAAGGTAGAGACTTCTTTCCTACTGGAGTGGAAACTCCCCCAGGGCTCATGTTTGCTGCCTCAGATGTCAGTTACCTGTCCAGCCCCCTGCACAGCCCTGAAGTCGTTTCTGTGTCCTGACTGGAGAAGCCCTGTTTCCTCTCTTCCCCAACTCCATGCCAAGGCCACCACCAGCAACTCCTGTATCCTTACATACCTGGAGCAGTTGGCGATGTGGATGGCTGGCCCCAGGCAGTCTCGGCCCCCACAGTGGGGTCGGGGGGAATCACAGGCTCGGGCCCGACACAGGCAAGAGCCTGAGTTGTCCCCATCTAAGTGCTCACATGGTTGCCATGGTGACCACGGGCCAAAGCCCCCATCCTGAGTCACATTCCGCACCTGCAGGCACACATGGGGAGCAGGACCCTGTCACATAAGGCAGAGGTAGGGAAGGCACGAGGTCCCAGGGAATGTGGGAATACTGGTGGGGAATCCCGGCCTGAATTTGAGGGGAGAGGTCTCTAGTTGGGGTACGAAGGGGTTCTCACAGGACATGCTGTGATGTTCTGGGTCCACAGGCTCATGTTGGAGCTCTCCTCGAGCGTGCTGCAACGTTGCTGCTTCCCGTCCCAGCCGCAG includes the following:
- the SEMA5B gene encoding semaphorin-5B, producing MVFPGPLAVTLLPPSLTLLLVHLASSQDVTSEPSSEQQLCSPREHPIVAFADLKPWVSNFTYPGARDFSQLALDPSRNQLIVGARNYLFRLSLANVSLLQATEWASNEDTRRSCQSKGKTEEECQNYVRVLIITGRKVFMCGTNAFSPVCSSRQVGNLSRTMEKINGVARCPYDPRHNSTAVISSHGELYAATVIDFSGRDPAIYRSLGSGPPLRTAQYNSKWLNEPNFVAAYDIGLFAYFFLRENAVEHDCGRTVYSRVARVCKNDVGGRFLLEDTWTTFMKARLNCSRPGEVPFYYNELQSAFHLPEQDLIYGVFTTNVNSIAASAVCAFNLSAISQAFNGPFRYQENPRAAWLPIANPIPDFQCGTLPEVGPNENLTERSLQDAQRLFLMSEAVQPVTPEPCVTQDSVRFSHLVVDLVQAKDTLYHVLYIGTESGTILKALSTTSRSLRGCYLEELHVLPPGRREPLHSLRILHSARALFVGMSDGVLRVPLERCAAYRSQGACLGARDPYCGWDGKQQRCSTLEESSNMSLWTQNITACPVRNVTQDGGFGPWSPWQPCEHLDGDNSGSCLCRARACDSPRPHCGGRDCLGPAIHIANCSRNGAWTPWSSWALCSTSCGIGFQVRQRSCSNPAPRHGGRICVGKSREERFCNENTPCPVPIFWANWGSWSKCSSNCGGGVQSRRRACENGNSCPGCGVEFKTCNPEGCPEVRRNTPWTPWLPVNVTQAGARQEQRFRFTCRAPLPDPHGLQFGRRRTETRTCPADGSGACDTDALVEDLLRSGSTSPHMVSGGWAAWGPWSSCSRDCEQGFRVRKRTCTNPEPRNGGLPCVGDAAEYQDCNPQACPVRGAWSCWTSWSPCSASCGGGHYQRTRSCTSPAPSPGEDICLGLHTEEALCATQACPEGWSPWSEWSTCTEDGVQSRSRHCEELVPRPSTCTGNSSQSRPCPYSKIPVILPASSVDEATGCGGFSLIHLVATGISCFLGSGLLTLAVYLSCQHCQHQSQESTLVHPATPNHLHYKGGGTPKNEKYTPMEFKTLNKNNLIPDDRASFYPLQQTNVYTTTYYPSPLNKHSFRPEASPGQRCFPNS